The genomic region CGGGAGTTGGTGGCGGACCATCTGGTCAAGCGCTATCGCGCCCGTCAGGTGGTGGATGGCGTCAGCATCGACGTGCGCCCCGGCGAAGTGGTTGGTCTGCTGGGTCCCAATGGGGCGGGCAAAACCACCACGTTTTACATGTTTGTGGGGTTGGTGGGGCCGGACGCCGGGCGCATTGTGCTCGATGGGCGCGAAATCACCCGCGATCCGGTTTTTCTGCGCGCCCGGGCGGGCATCGCTTATCTGCCGCAGGAGCCGTCGGTGTTTCGCAAACTCACCGTGCGCGACAATATCCTGGCGATTCTGGAGACGTTGCCCATTCCCCGCGATAAGCAGTTGCAACGGCTTGAATCGCTGATGCTGGAGTTGGGCGTGGCGCACCTGGCCAACACCAAGGGGTTTGCGCTGTCCGGCGGCGAGCGGCGTCGGGTGGAGGTGGCCCGCGCGCTGGCCATCGAACCCCGCTACATTCTGCTCGATGAGCCGTTTGCCGGGGTGGATCCGCTGGCGGTGGGGGATATTCAATCCATCATTCGCCATCTGAAAGAGAAGCGCATCGGCATTTTGATCACCGATCACAATGTGCGTGAGACGCTGGGAATCTGCGATCGCGCCTACATCCTCTCCCAAGGGCGGGTGTTGGCCAGCGGCGACCCGGCGGCGGTGGTGGCGGACGAACAGGTGAAACGGATGTACCTGGGCGAAGATTTCCAGTTCTGATCCTCTGAAGTGGGTAAGGTCGGAAATCAGAGGCGTCGTCATTCGGGCGGCGTCGACAATGCGAGGGAACGGAGAGAACGAATATGGCGTTGGGTCTGGAGCTGAAACTTCGCATGGGCATGCAACTGGTGATGACGCCCCAGTTGCAAATGGCCATCCGTCTGCTGCAGATGTCCAGCCTCGATCTCCAGGAGTATCTGCAGGAGGAGTTGGAGAAGAACCCCCTGCTCGAGCGCGAGGATGACGGCGGCGGCGACGGTTTGACCGACAGCGGCGGCGATATGATCGATTCGGGCTCCGGCGGCTCCACCGAAGCGGAGTCCAGCTATGCTGAATCCGGCCGCAGCGAAGGCGACGACGACGGTGGATCGGACTTCGACAGCGGCAATGATTACGATGGCGGCTCGGACTCCGATTCCGACTATCAGATGGCCTCGGAGACCACCCCCGACGACGCCCGCATCAACGACGATCTGCCGGTGGACGCCAACTGGGAGGATGTCTACTCCGACGCCGCCAGTCACAGCAGCTTCGAAAACGCCCCCGCCAACCAATCCAGCGAAGCGCCGCCCCTGGAGAACACCATCTCCCGCGGCGAATCCCTCACCGACCATCTGATGTGGCAGCTGGGCGTCTCCGCCCGTGACGACACCGAGCGCGTGTTGGGCATGGCCATCATCGACGCCATCGATGAGAACGGCTACCTGTGCATGAGTCTGGAGGCGTTGGCCGAGGCCACCGGCGCCGACTTCGAGGATCTGGACGACGTGCTGGTGCTGATCCAGTCCTTCGAACCCTCCGGGGTGGGCGCGCGCTCGTTGGCCGAGTGTCTGCGTCTGCAGCTCAAAGCCGAGAAGCTGGCCAAGCCTCCGTATACCGATCTGTTGGAGAATCTGGAGGATCTGGCCAAGCGCGACTTCCGCAAGCTCAGCCGTACGCTGAAGTTGACCGAAGAGGAGCTGGCCGATGCGGTATCGGTGATCCAGAGCCTGGATCCCAAACCGGGTCTGGCGTTTGGCAGCGACCAACCCAGCTATGTGGTGCCCGACGTCTATGTGCGTAAGCTGCAGGGGCGCTGGGTGGTGGAGGTCAACCCTGACACCCAGCCGCGCCTGCGTCTGAATCGTCTCTACCAGGACTCCCTGGGGCGGCAGGTGTCGCCGCAGGAGAAGCGCTTCCTGCAGGAGAACGCGCGCTCGGCGCAGTGGCTCATCAAGAGCCTGGAGCAGCGCTCCAGCACCATCTACCGGGTGGCCGAGAGCATCGTGCGCTTCCAGGAGGAGTTCCTGGAGAAGGGGCCGGAGTATCTCAAGCCGTTGATCCTCAAGGATGTGGCTGACGACATCGGCGTGCACGAATCCACCACCAGCCGAGTCACCAGCAACAAGTACATGCACACCCCCCGGGGCATCTTCGAGTTGAAGTACTTCTTCTCCTCCTCCCTGGGTTCGCAGACTGGCGAAGCGCACTCCTCGGAGGCGGTCAAATACAAGATTCGCAAACTGGTGGACGAAGAGCCGCCGCGGCGCCCCTATTCCGATGAAAAACTGGCCAAGCTGTTGGGCGAACAGGGCATCAAGGTGGCCCGTCGCACGGTGGCCAAGTATCGAGAATCTCTGGGCATCCCTTCATCCTCGCGACGCAAACAGTTGGGCGGCTAAGCCGCGATCTGAAGCAGGGCGGCGGCGCCGCAAGGAGACCCGATGAGTGGTGCGCAACAGCGTCTGGTGTTGGTGACCGGACTATCCGGCGCGGGCAAATCGGTGGCGTTGAAGTATCTGGAGGATCTGGGCTTTCAATGGGTGGACAACCCGCCCATGGAGCTGATTCCCCAATTGGCCGAACTCTCTGTCGGCAGCGGTCGCCATGTGGCGGTGGGGGTGCATCTGCGCGAGCCGGACCCCCACGGACTGATTCATCTGCAAGAGCTGTGTCGCGAACGCGCCTGCGCCGGGCTGCGGGTGGAGAGCCTCTATCTGGAGGCCAATGTGGAGATGCTGGTGACGCGCTATCGCGAGACCCGCCGTCGCCACCCCTTGGCTTTGGGCGTGACCGTGCGTGAAGCGGTTGAACGGGAGATCGCCTTCCAGGAGCCGCTGCGGGAGATGGCCGATCTGGTGGTGGACACCAGTAATATGACCCCCCGTGAGCTCAAAGAGCTGCTCGATAAACTCTACGACCATGACGCCATGGGCGAAGATTTGACGGTGTTTTTGCGCTCCTTTGGCTTCAAGCACGGGGCCAACACCGATGCCGATATGGTGTTCGATGGGCGCTTTTTGGCCAATCCCCACTATGATCCGCAACTGCGTCACCTCTCTGGGCTGGATGCGCCGGTGCGCGATTTTCTCGAGCGGGATGACGAAGCGGAGCGTTTTCTGACCCACATGGTCAATCTGTTGGACTATCTAATCCCCCGTTTTCGCGCGGAGCGTAAACGCTATTTGACCATTGATATTGGTTGCACTGGCGGCCGACACCGTTCGGTCTACCTGGTGGAGCGGTTGCGCGACCATCTGAACCAGCATGGTCACGCGGCTCTGGTGCGGCACCGGGATCTGGATCGGCATCACGGTTAGCGAGCTGGCAAAAAAATTGCTAGCAGCACACGATCACGGTTTCCCTGTGAATCTGAGGCGATTTCGCGCTCCCGCCGCCATGGGATGCGGGAAAACCCTTGCCAGCGGCGGTGGAACCTGGAAGCATGCGTCAATCAGGCAACCGCCCGTCGTGATATTTCCACCAGAATGGCCCCCATTTGCGGGGCGTTAGGCGTTCTGGTTCTCTTTCGCGTCGCCCTGAGCGGCGTTCGTTATGGCACGTTTAACACGCTATTCGGCGCACTGGAGAAGACCAACCATGTCCCGTAACTATCTGTTCACCTCCGAATCGGTTTCTGAAGGCCATCCCGACAAAGTCGCCGATCAGGTCTCCGACGCGATTCTCGACGCTCTGCTGGCGCAGGATCCCAAATCCCGCGTGGCGTGCGAAACCATGGTGAGCACCGGCTTTGTCACCCTGGCCGGCGAGATCACCACCAACGCTGTGGTGGACTACCAGAACGTCGCTCGCGACACCATTCGCGAAATCGGCTACACCTCCTGCGACGCCATGGGCTTCGACGCCGACTCCTGCGCGGTGTTCGTCTCCCTGGACAAGCAGTCCGTGGACATCGCCCAAGGCGTCAACGAAGGCGAGGGCATCGACCTCGACCAGGGCGCCGGCGACCAGGGCCTGATGTTCGGCTTCGCCTGCAACGAAACCGAACACCTGATGCCCGCGCCCATCTACTACGCGCACCGTCTGGTGGAGCGTCAGGCGCATGTGCGCAAAAATGGCGCGCTGTCTTGGCTGCGCCCGGACGCCAAATCCCAGGTCAGCTTCCGCTACGAAAACGGCAAGCCGGTGGCCATCGATGCGGTGGTGCTCTCCACCCAGCACGGCCCGGAGATTGAGCATAAGACGCTGACCGAAGCGGTGATGGAAGAGATCATCAAACCGATTCTGCCCGCTGAAATGCTGCATGCGGGCACCGAGTACCACATCAACCCGACCGGTCGCTTCGTTATTGGCGGCCCGGTGGGCGACTGCGGTTTGACCGGTCGTAAGATCATCGTCGACACCTACGGCGGCATGGGTCGCCACGGCGGCGGCGCCTTCTCCGGCAAGGACCCCTCCAAAGTGGACCGCTCCGCCGCTTACATGGGGCGCTATGTGGCCAAGAACATCGTCGCCGCCGGTCTGGCCGAGCGCTGCGAAGTGCAGGTGGCCTACGCCATCGGCGTCTCCAAGCCGATGTCGCTGATGGTGGAGACCTTCGGCACCGGCGCGGTGACCGATGAGCGCATCGCCGAGCTGGTCAAAGAGCACTTCGACCTGCGCGCGGGCTCCATTGTGAAACAGCTGGACCTGCTGCGTCCCATCTACAAGCCCACCGCCGCTTACGGTCACTTTGGCCGTCCCGGCTTCTCCTGGGAGAACACCGACAAGGCCGACGCCCTGCGCCAAGCCGCCGGTCTGTAAGTTTCCTTCAGGAAATCAGAGTTTTCTTGCCGCTCCCGTCATCTCATATGCAGATGGCGGGAGCGGTTTGCGTTACGCTAACCGAATTTCGTCCCGCGTCCAGTGACGGCGCGCCGGGCGTTGCAAACCTTTCAGGGAGCATCCCAAGTCATGAATGAAGCCCTTAACAAAGCCAATCTGGTCGCTGGTCAGGATTACAAAGTCGCCGATATGGCCCTGGCCGAATGGGGCCGTAAAGAGATTCAGATCGCCGAGACCGAAATGCCCGGCCTGATGGCCATTCGCGACGAGTTCCGCGCCGCGCAACCCCTCAAGGGCGCGCGCATCACCGGCTCGCTGCATATGACCATTCAGACCGCCGTGCTGATCGAGACCCTGGTGGATCTGGGCGCTCAGGTGCGTTGGGCCTCCTGCAACATCTTCTCCACCCAGGATCACGCCGCCGCCGCCATTGCCGCTGCGGGCGTGCCCGTCTATGCCTGGAAAGGCGAGACCCTGGAGGAGTACTGGTGGTGTACTGAGCAGGCGCTGGATTGGGGCAATGGCGAAGGCCCCAACATGATTCTGGACGACGGCGGCGACGCCACCCTGTTGGTGCACAAGGGCGCCGAGTACGAAAAAGCCGGCAAAGTGCCCGAGCCCACCGCTGAGGACAGCGAAGAGTGGACCGAGGTGCTCAAGCTGCTGGCCAAGAACTACGCCGAGAACCCCACCAAGTGGACCGAGATGGCCAAGGGGATCAAGGGCGTGACCGAGGAGACCACCACCGGCGTGCACCGTCTGTATCAGATGGAGAAATCCGGTGAGCTGATGTTCCCGGCCATGAACGTCAACGACTCAGTGACCAAGTCCAAATTCGACAACCTCTACGGTTGCCGCGAGTCTCTGCTGGACGGCATCAAGCGCGCCACTGACGTGATGGTGGCGGGCAAGATCTGCGTGGTGTTGGGTTATGGCGACGTGGGCAAGGGTTGCGCGCAGGCCTTCCGCGGCATGGGCGCCACCACCTGGGTCACCGAGATCGACCCCATCTGCGCGCTGCAGGCGGCGATGGAAGGTTACCGCGTGGTGACCATGGACGAAGCCGCCTCTGTGGGCGATATCTTCGTCACCACCACCGGCAACTTCAACGTGATCGACCATGACCATATGGCGGCGATGAAGGATGAAGCCATCGTCTGCAACATCGGTCACTTCGACAACGAGATCAACGTGGCCTCCCTGCGCACCTATGATTGGGACAACATCAAGCCGCAGGTGGACCACATCATCTTCCCCGACGGCAAGAAGATCACCCTGCTGGCGCAGGGCCGCCTGGTGAACCTGGGTTGCGCCACCGGCCACCCCAGCTTCGTGATGTCCGCCAGCTTCACCAACCAGACTCTGGCGCAGATTGAGCTCTTCACCAAGAGCGAAGAGTACACCAACAACGTCTTCATTCTGCCCAAGATTCTGGATGAGAAGGTGGCGCGTTTGCACCTCAAGAAGATTGGCGCGCACCTGACCACCCTGACCCAGAAGCAGGCCGATTATATTGGCGTGCCGGTGGAGGGTCCGTACAAGCCTGCGCACTATCGCTACTAAGTCGCGCGAGGTAGAAATTAAGAGAGCCGTCCCGAAAGGGGCGGCTCTTTTTTTTGCGCCAGCACGGAGTCAAAGTGTGTGCGTGACGCAGCTTGGTCTTGCGCTGTCTAACGGGCCGCCGACTGGTCGGCGGCGGGGTCTGGGGGCCGCTGCCCCCAGCGGGTGTGGGCAGCGCCCACGGTGTGGCAGTAGTCTTTAGCCGTTTCCCCATTGAAGAGAGTGGAGCCAGCAGGGAGTTGGAGAAGACGCTCGGAACGTCGAGCCAGCACGGAGGCCGTCGGGGAAACGGCGGGTGAGCAGGCCCGCAGGGCCGTCGTCCGCAGGACGGCGAATGCAGTAGGACTCAAAGCCAGGGAAAGTCAAAAAGTGTTTGCGGGCGGTGGTATGAAGAAATAAATCTCCGATTTCACAAGAATTCTTAGTCTTTACTTTCGGTGTATTGGTCTTTCTGTTTCTTTTCAGTTGAATTAATAATGTTTCCTCTAGTGGCAATATCTTCTTTTATTATCGTATATTGTTTTTTCTTCTTTGATTTCTCATGATGCTCCATCCAAATGTTTGCACTATATTTATCAGCGATTTTCTTTATTGATTCTTCTGAGAAGCCAAATGTTTTTGCCAACATTGACACTAATCTTCCAGAACACTCAAATATTTCTAGGCTTGTCTGGTAGATGTCTATAATAAGGCTCTCGCTTACTTCCTCTTTGCGGTCGAGAAAGCCCTGAAACTGCATGATATGGCCCGTGAGGGTTCCAAAATGCCCGTTGAGGACATGATAGTCCACCTGTGCCGTAATTGGTAGTTTTGATAAAATATCGGGTAGTGGCTCCGTTTAGCTGATCACTATATTTCCAGACCAAACTCGTAGCGGTTGATAAACAGGCCAATGACCGTGTCGTGCATCACCTCGCATTTGGAGAAGCAGATGGTCTTTCTGGCCAGTCGCTTGATGCGAGTGCGCCAAGTCAGATGCTTGCGCTCAATACGCTGAGTGTTGCGCTTGCCCACGAAATGATTTGGGGCCAATGGGACGCGATGGTAAGCGCCCCAATCATCGGTAAACAGGTTGGCGATGCCAAAAGGCTCCAGCAGTTTACGCAGCTCTTTGAGCACAGCATCTTTCCGAGTTCCGAAGACATATGCCAGGACGCGGCCTGACTGGCGTTCGATGGCATGCCAAATCCATCGAGGGTTGGCCTTGCTGCCGACATAGGACCACATTTCATCAGCTTCTGCTTGATCAACCCGAACCACGTCGACCGGCGTATCGGAAGCCAGTTCAGCCAGAAGTGGAAGATTCACCTGTGAGATTCCGGTGTTTTTTTATCTCTCGGGTGATGGTGTTGCGCCCGACACCCAGGACGCGAGAGGTGTCACGAATCCCAGCGCCGTTAAGAGTCATCTCAAGGATTTGACGTTTTACCTCTGGTTGACGCCCTTTGTGGGTGTAGGTCGTTTGGAAATAGCGGCGTTTACAGTCTGGATTGTCGCAGCGGAAGCGCGGCTTCCCATTGGACTGTTTGCCATTCTTTACAACGTTTTGGCTTCCACATTCTGGGCAATGCACGGTAATCATGGCCATCTGTTTTCTCCACTATCCATGTGAGAACGATGGCCAAATCCATGCAAGTTTTATACAAAATCAGCTAAACGGAGCCACTACCAAATATCGTAAGGTAGCTTGTATTCTTTTATATAGTCCTGTATATAGCCCTCCATGTTTTTCAATTCTCGCGCCATCAATGCTGCGGATTTCTCTTTTTCAATTTTTATTTCTGGGCTATTTGATTTCATGAACTCTGCAAAGCTAACATATAAATAATACCATTCATTAATTTCTGTATCCCCAGAATTAGAAACTCTCGATTGAATGTCGTTTTCAATGCTTTTCATTTTATTGTTTGTGATGTTGAGCGCATCTTTAACATAACTTTTGGCTCCCAGGATTTTGCACATTAACGCAATATAGGAAGCAGCGATTTCGCTCCTTTCGCTTCTGACTTTGGCTTCGTGGTGTTTTGTATTAAAATAATAATTGGCAATTGCGGCGATCGATGCACCGACAATGGCTGATAAAAGATGTCCGAAACTAAACATATAAGTTCCATCGGTTATGTTTTCACAAATAATTTATATTGAGTATACTCTTAAGGGCTTGGTTGGCTAAGTTAATTCCAGAAAACACTTTTCAACTTTCCCAAGCTCGAAGCTCTACTGCAGTTCGCCGCCCTGCGGGCGACGGCGCTGCGCGCCTGCTCACCCGCCGTTTCCCCAACGGCCTTCGTGCTGGCTTCTCGTTGCGCGCTTCTTATCCAACTTCGTACTGGCGCCCACCCTTGTTCAATGGGGAAACGGCCAAAGACTACTGCCACTGCCACACCGTGGGCGCTGCCCACACCCGCTGGGGACAGCGGCCCCCAGACCCCGCCGCCGACCAGTCGGCGGCCCATTAGACAGTGTTGGGCCGACCTGCGTCACGCAAACACTTATGACTCGCCCAGCGAACGCACAAAATCCGTCAGCAACGCCTGATCAACCTTATCGCCCATCTTGCGCATCGCCCCCAGCGCCTTGAACGGCGTCATGGCGTCCCGCTTGCCCGTCTGGCTGGTCAGCGAGTCGTACACCTCCATAAACGCCACAATCCGCGACAGCAGCGGCAATCCCTCATTGCGCAACCCCGCAGGGAAACCCTCTCCGTTAGGACACTCGTGATGT from Magnetofaba australis IT-1 harbors:
- the lptB gene encoding LPS export ABC transporter ATP-binding protein — encoded protein: MSAPDAASDGAPRELVADHLVKRYRARQVVDGVSIDVRPGEVVGLLGPNGAGKTTTFYMFVGLVGPDAGRIVLDGREITRDPVFLRARAGIAYLPQEPSVFRKLTVRDNILAILETLPIPRDKQLQRLESLMLELGVAHLANTKGFALSGGERRRVEVARALAIEPRYILLDEPFAGVDPLAVGDIQSIIRHLKEKRIGILITDHNVRETLGICDRAYILSQGRVLASGDPAAVVADEQVKRMYLGEDFQF
- a CDS encoding RNA polymerase factor sigma-54; this encodes MALGLELKLRMGMQLVMTPQLQMAIRLLQMSSLDLQEYLQEELEKNPLLEREDDGGGDGLTDSGGDMIDSGSGGSTEAESSYAESGRSEGDDDGGSDFDSGNDYDGGSDSDSDYQMASETTPDDARINDDLPVDANWEDVYSDAASHSSFENAPANQSSEAPPLENTISRGESLTDHLMWQLGVSARDDTERVLGMAIIDAIDENGYLCMSLEALAEATGADFEDLDDVLVLIQSFEPSGVGARSLAECLRLQLKAEKLAKPPYTDLLENLEDLAKRDFRKLSRTLKLTEEELADAVSVIQSLDPKPGLAFGSDQPSYVVPDVYVRKLQGRWVVEVNPDTQPRLRLNRLYQDSLGRQVSPQEKRFLQENARSAQWLIKSLEQRSSTIYRVAESIVRFQEEFLEKGPEYLKPLILKDVADDIGVHESTTSRVTSNKYMHTPRGIFELKYFFSSSLGSQTGEAHSSEAVKYKIRKLVDEEPPRRPYSDEKLAKLLGEQGIKVARRTVAKYRESLGIPSSSRRKQLGG
- the rapZ gene encoding RNase adapter RapZ, with product MSGAQQRLVLVTGLSGAGKSVALKYLEDLGFQWVDNPPMELIPQLAELSVGSGRHVAVGVHLREPDPHGLIHLQELCRERACAGLRVESLYLEANVEMLVTRYRETRRRHPLALGVTVREAVEREIAFQEPLREMADLVVDTSNMTPRELKELLDKLYDHDAMGEDLTVFLRSFGFKHGANTDADMVFDGRFLANPHYDPQLRHLSGLDAPVRDFLERDDEAERFLTHMVNLLDYLIPRFRAERKRYLTIDIGCTGGRHRSVYLVERLRDHLNQHGHAALVRHRDLDRHHG
- the metK gene encoding methionine adenosyltransferase, which codes for MSRNYLFTSESVSEGHPDKVADQVSDAILDALLAQDPKSRVACETMVSTGFVTLAGEITTNAVVDYQNVARDTIREIGYTSCDAMGFDADSCAVFVSLDKQSVDIAQGVNEGEGIDLDQGAGDQGLMFGFACNETEHLMPAPIYYAHRLVERQAHVRKNGALSWLRPDAKSQVSFRYENGKPVAIDAVVLSTQHGPEIEHKTLTEAVMEEIIKPILPAEMLHAGTEYHINPTGRFVIGGPVGDCGLTGRKIIVDTYGGMGRHGGGAFSGKDPSKVDRSAAYMGRYVAKNIVAAGLAERCEVQVAYAIGVSKPMSLMVETFGTGAVTDERIAELVKEHFDLRAGSIVKQLDLLRPIYKPTAAYGHFGRPGFSWENTDKADALRQAAGL
- the ahcY gene encoding adenosylhomocysteinase is translated as MNEALNKANLVAGQDYKVADMALAEWGRKEIQIAETEMPGLMAIRDEFRAAQPLKGARITGSLHMTIQTAVLIETLVDLGAQVRWASCNIFSTQDHAAAAIAAAGVPVYAWKGETLEEYWWCTEQALDWGNGEGPNMILDDGGDATLLVHKGAEYEKAGKVPEPTAEDSEEWTEVLKLLAKNYAENPTKWTEMAKGIKGVTEETTTGVHRLYQMEKSGELMFPAMNVNDSVTKSKFDNLYGCRESLLDGIKRATDVMVAGKICVVLGYGDVGKGCAQAFRGMGATTWVTEIDPICALQAAMEGYRVVTMDEAASVGDIFVTTTGNFNVIDHDHMAAMKDEAIVCNIGHFDNEINVASLRTYDWDNIKPQVDHIIFPDGKKITLLAQGRLVNLGCATGHPSFVMSASFTNQTLAQIELFTKSEEYTNNVFILPKILDEKVARLHLKKIGAHLTTLTQKQADYIGVPVEGPYKPAHYRY
- a CDS encoding IS1 family transposase (programmed frameshift) — protein: MAMITVHCPECGSQNVVKNGKQSNGKPRFRCDNPDCKRRYFQTTYTHKGRQPEVKRQILEMTLNGAGIRDTSRVLGVGRNTITREIKKHRNLTGESSTSAELASDTPVDVVRVDQAEADEMWSYVGSKANPRWIWHAIERQSGRVLAYVFGTRKDAVLKELRKLLEPFGIANLFTDDWGAYHRVPLAPNHFVGKRNTQRIERKHLTWRTRIKRLARKTICFSKCEVMHDTVIGLFINRYEFGLEI